One stretch of Streptomyces agglomeratus DNA includes these proteins:
- the ftsH gene encoding ATP-dependent zinc metalloprotease FtsH, whose product MDVKRYFRGPVMWIVLAVLAVVVLMQVVGSSGGYKTVDTAEVVQAIDKNQVKQAKLTTGDEQVIKVELKDGQKVKDSSKIQASYIGDQGVALANKLQSKFDSGDIDKGYTVSPSKQNPFVGILLSLLPFVLIVVVFLFLMNQMQGGGSRVMQFGKSKAKLITKDTPKTTFADVAGADEAVEELHEIKEFLQEPAKFQAVGAKIPKGVLLYGPPGTGKTLLARAVAGEAGVPFYSISGSDFVEMFVGVGASRVRDLFEQAKANAPAIVFVDEIDAVGRHRGAGMGGGHDEREQTLNQLLVEMDGFDVKGGVILIAATNRPDILDPALLRPGRFDRQIAVDRPDLMGRLEILKVHAKGKPVTPEVDLRAVARRTPGFTGADLANVLNEAALLTARTDKKLVDNHALDEAIDRVVAGPQKRTRIMSEKEKKITAYHEGGHALVAAASPNSDPVHKVTILSRGRALGYTMVLPDEDKYSTTRNEMLDQLAYMMGGRAAEELVFHDPTTGASNDIEKATATARAMVTQYGMTERLGAIKFGQDGSEPFLGRDMGHQRDYSEEVAALVDEEVKKLIETAHNEAWEILVENRDVLDNLVLALLEKETLNKEEIAEIFSPIVKRPARPAWTGSSRRMPSTRPPVLSPKELSLTNGATANGGTPAVTAGPVDTPATEAIPEERPES is encoded by the coding sequence ATGGACGTGAAGCGATACTTCCGTGGGCCGGTCATGTGGATCGTGCTGGCCGTCCTCGCCGTGGTCGTGTTGATGCAGGTTGTCGGCTCGTCCGGCGGCTACAAGACGGTGGACACTGCCGAGGTCGTCCAGGCGATCGACAAGAACCAGGTCAAGCAGGCCAAGCTGACGACCGGTGACGAACAGGTCATCAAGGTCGAGCTCAAGGACGGCCAGAAGGTCAAGGACAGCAGCAAGATCCAGGCGAGCTACATCGGCGACCAGGGCGTCGCGCTCGCCAACAAGCTGCAGTCGAAGTTCGACAGCGGGGACATCGACAAGGGCTACACGGTCTCCCCCTCCAAGCAGAACCCGTTCGTCGGGATCCTGCTCTCCCTGCTCCCCTTCGTCCTGATCGTTGTCGTCTTCCTGTTCCTGATGAATCAGATGCAGGGCGGCGGCTCCCGGGTCATGCAGTTCGGGAAATCCAAGGCCAAACTCATCACCAAGGACACCCCCAAGACGACGTTCGCCGATGTGGCGGGCGCCGACGAGGCGGTCGAGGAACTCCACGAGATCAAGGAGTTCCTCCAGGAGCCGGCGAAGTTCCAGGCCGTCGGCGCCAAGATCCCCAAGGGTGTCCTGCTGTACGGCCCGCCCGGTACGGGCAAGACGCTGCTCGCGCGTGCCGTCGCCGGTGAGGCCGGAGTCCCGTTCTACTCGATCTCCGGTTCCGACTTCGTCGAGATGTTCGTCGGTGTCGGTGCCTCCCGGGTGCGTGACCTCTTCGAGCAGGCCAAGGCGAACGCTCCGGCGATCGTCTTCGTCGACGAGATCGACGCCGTGGGCCGTCACCGCGGCGCCGGCATGGGCGGCGGTCACGACGAGCGCGAGCAGACGCTGAACCAGCTGCTCGTCGAGATGGACGGCTTCGACGTGAAGGGCGGCGTCATCCTGATCGCCGCCACGAACCGTCCGGACATCCTCGACCCGGCGCTCCTGCGCCCGGGCCGCTTCGACCGGCAGATCGCGGTCGACCGTCCGGACCTCATGGGCCGCCTCGAAATCCTCAAGGTGCACGCGAAGGGCAAGCCGGTCACGCCGGAGGTCGACCTCCGGGCCGTCGCCCGTCGTACGCCCGGCTTCACCGGCGCCGATCTGGCGAACGTGCTGAACGAGGCGGCGCTGCTGACCGCCCGTACGGACAAGAAGCTGGTCGACAACCACGCTCTTGACGAGGCGATCGACCGTGTCGTGGCCGGACCGCAGAAGCGGACCCGGATCATGAGCGAGAAGGAAAAGAAGATCACCGCGTACCACGAGGGCGGTCACGCCCTGGTCGCGGCGGCTTCTCCCAACAGCGACCCGGTGCACAAGGTCACCATCCTGTCCCGCGGGCGTGCCCTCGGTTACACGATGGTGCTCCCGGACGAGGACAAGTACTCGACCACGCGCAACGAGATGCTGGACCAGCTCGCCTACATGATGGGCGGCCGTGCGGCCGAGGAACTGGTGTTCCACGACCCCACCACGGGCGCCTCGAACGACATCGAGAAGGCCACCGCCACGGCCCGCGCGATGGTCACGCAGTACGGCATGACCGAGCGCCTCGGCGCGATCAAGTTCGGTCAGGACGGCTCCGAGCCGTTCCTCGGCCGTGACATGGGTCACCAGCGCGACTACTCGGAAGAGGTCGCCGCGCTGGTCGACGAAGAGGTCAAGAAGCTCATCGAGACCGCGCACAACGAGGCGTGGGAGATCCTCGTCGAGAACCGCGACGTTCTCGACAACCTGGTTCTGGCCCTCCTGGAGAAGGAGACGCTGAACAAGGAGGAGATCGCCGAGATCTTCAGCCCGATCGTGAAGCGCCCGGCCCGCCCCGCGTGGACCGGTTCTTCCCGCCGTATGCCGTCGACGCGGCCGCCGGTGCTCTCCCCGAAGGAGCTCTCCCTCACCAATGGCGCCACTGCCAACGGTGGGACTCCCGCGGTGACGGCCGGCCCCGTGGACACCCCGGCCACCGAGGCGATCCCGGAGGAGCGCCCCGAGAGCTGA
- the hpt gene encoding hypoxanthine phosphoribosyltransferase, translating into MGTDLKSVLITKEEIDAKLVELAAKIDAEYAGKDLLIVGVLKGAVMVMADLARALSTPVTMDWMAVSSYGAGTQSSGVVRILKDLDTDIKGKHVLIVEDIIDSGLTLSWLLSNLGSREPASLNVCTLLRKPEAAKVQLDVKWVGFDIPNEFVVGYGLDYAEKYRNLPFVGTLAPHVYGG; encoded by the coding sequence ATGGGCACCGACCTCAAGTCGGTGCTCATCACCAAGGAAGAAATCGACGCGAAGCTGGTCGAGCTGGCCGCGAAGATCGATGCGGAGTACGCGGGCAAGGACCTGCTCATCGTGGGTGTCCTCAAGGGCGCCGTCATGGTGATGGCCGACCTGGCACGGGCGCTGTCCACGCCCGTCACGATGGACTGGATGGCGGTCTCGTCGTACGGCGCGGGTACCCAGTCCTCCGGCGTCGTCCGCATCCTCAAGGACCTCGACACCGACATCAAGGGCAAGCACGTCCTGATCGTCGAGGACATCATCGACTCGGGTCTGACGCTCTCCTGGCTGCTGTCGAACCTCGGATCGCGTGAGCCGGCGTCGCTGAACGTCTGCACGCTGCTGCGCAAGCCTGAGGCGGCGAAGGTCCAGCTCGACGTGAAGTGGGTCGGCTTCGACATCCCGAACGAGTTCGTCGTCGGTTACGGCCTGGACTACGCGGAGAAGTACCGCAACCTGCCGTTCGTCGGGACGCTCGCCCCGCACGTCTACGGCGGCTGA
- the tilS gene encoding tRNA lysidine(34) synthetase TilS, translated as MGPHPAVAAIRLAVRRVLHDVLTDITDSTGITPRAMAGGPPGAAPHEPPPAPLVLVACSGGADSMALASALAFEAPKLGIRAGGVTVDHGLQEGSDIRAAEVVTRLTALRLDPAEAVAVTVGRDGGPEAAARDARYAALDAAAERHGAAAVLLGHTRDDQAETVLLGLARGSGIRSLSGMAAVTGAGRYRRPFLQIDRQTARKACMVQSLPVWDDPHNTDPAYTRSRLRHDGLPALEKALGKGVVEALARTAQLSRDDADALDDWAAEADASVRDESGQLECVKLYALPPAVRRRVLRRAAISAGSPAGSLFARHVEEVDRLITGWRGQGVINLPGRVEARRQGGRLVIRQG; from the coding sequence ATGGGTCCCCATCCTGCGGTCGCAGCGATACGCCTGGCGGTCCGCCGCGTACTCCACGACGTACTGACCGACATCACCGACAGCACCGGCATCACCCCGCGCGCCATGGCGGGCGGCCCGCCGGGCGCCGCGCCCCACGAGCCGCCACCGGCGCCGCTCGTGCTCGTGGCGTGCTCCGGCGGCGCCGACTCCATGGCGCTCGCCTCCGCCCTCGCCTTCGAGGCGCCCAAACTCGGCATCCGGGCCGGCGGCGTCACGGTCGACCACGGCCTCCAGGAAGGCTCCGACATCAGGGCCGCCGAGGTCGTCACCCGCCTCACCGCGCTGCGCCTCGACCCCGCCGAGGCCGTCGCCGTGACCGTCGGCCGTGACGGCGGCCCCGAAGCAGCCGCCCGCGACGCCCGCTACGCGGCGCTGGACGCCGCCGCCGAGCGCCACGGCGCCGCCGCCGTCCTGCTCGGCCATACGCGCGACGACCAGGCGGAGACGGTCCTGCTCGGCCTCGCCCGCGGCTCCGGCATCCGCTCGCTGTCCGGCATGGCCGCCGTGACCGGCGCCGGCCGCTACCGCAGGCCCTTCCTCCAGATCGACCGGCAGACCGCCCGCAAGGCATGCATGGTCCAGTCGCTGCCCGTCTGGGACGACCCGCACAACACCGACCCCGCCTACACCCGCTCGCGGCTGCGCCACGACGGCCTGCCGGCCCTGGAGAAGGCGCTCGGCAAGGGCGTCGTCGAGGCCCTCGCCCGGACCGCGCAGCTCTCCCGCGACGACGCCGACGCCCTCGACGACTGGGCCGCCGAGGCGGACGCGTCCGTACGGGACGAATCCGGTCAGCTGGAGTGCGTGAAGCTCTACGCCCTGCCCCCGGCCGTACGCCGCCGGGTCCTGCGCCGGGCCGCCATCTCCGCGGGCTCGCCGGCCGGATCGCTCTTCGCGCGGCACGTCGAAGAGGTGGACCGGCTGATCACGGGCTGGCGCGGGCAGGGAGTCATCAACCTCCCCGGACGGGTGGAGGCGCGGCGGCAGGGTGGCAGACTGGTCATCCGGCAGGGCTGA
- a CDS encoding zinc-dependent metalloprotease: MTSIGGAEMVDWNLAVATATRLVRPGPEVSRDEARAVVAELRRHAKASEEHVRAFTRMIPEGHEPQNTPVLVVDRAGWIRANVAGFREILRPLLDKMQERRGDGPGGAVLGAVGGKVTGVEVGMLLSFLASRVLGQYETFAPPSRDLPAGTGGGRLLLVAPNIVHVERELEVDPHDFRLWVCLHEETHRTQFTAVPWLRDHLEGEIQSFLAETEVDPMTVLERLREAAQSLAGGRPEGEAGEDGGRSLVEIVQTPAQREILGRLTAVMSLLEGHADFVMDGVGPDVVPSVAEIREKFQQRRARGASRLDLALRKLLGLDAKLRQYRDGERFVRAVVEEVGMDGFNRVWTSPNTLPTKAEIAKPADWVARVHRKAES; the protein is encoded by the coding sequence ATGACGAGCATCGGTGGTGCGGAGATGGTCGACTGGAACCTCGCGGTGGCGACCGCGACCCGACTGGTGAGGCCAGGTCCCGAGGTGAGCCGGGACGAGGCGCGCGCCGTCGTCGCCGAGCTCCGCCGGCACGCCAAGGCGTCGGAAGAGCACGTCCGCGCCTTCACGCGGATGATCCCCGAGGGACACGAGCCGCAGAACACCCCGGTCCTCGTCGTCGACCGGGCCGGCTGGATCAGGGCGAACGTCGCCGGGTTCAGGGAGATCCTGCGCCCGCTCCTCGACAAGATGCAGGAACGACGGGGCGACGGACCCGGCGGCGCCGTGCTCGGCGCGGTCGGCGGCAAGGTGACCGGCGTCGAGGTCGGCATGCTGCTGTCCTTCCTCGCCTCGCGCGTCCTCGGACAGTACGAGACCTTCGCCCCGCCCTCCCGCGACCTGCCCGCCGGAACCGGCGGCGGCCGCCTCCTGCTCGTCGCGCCGAACATCGTGCACGTCGAGCGGGAGCTCGAAGTCGACCCGCACGACTTCCGGCTGTGGGTGTGCCTGCACGAGGAGACCCACCGCACCCAGTTCACGGCCGTGCCCTGGCTGCGCGACCACCTGGAGGGCGAAATCCAGTCGTTCCTCGCCGAGACCGAGGTCGACCCGATGACCGTGCTGGAGCGCCTGCGCGAGGCGGCCCAGTCGCTCGCCGGGGGCCGCCCCGAGGGCGAGGCGGGCGAGGACGGCGGCCGCAGCCTGGTCGAGATCGTCCAGACCCCCGCCCAGCGCGAGATCCTCGGCCGGCTGACGGCCGTCATGTCGCTGCTCGAAGGCCACGCGGACTTCGTGATGGACGGCGTGGGGCCCGATGTGGTGCCGTCCGTCGCCGAGATCCGCGAGAAGTTCCAGCAGCGCAGGGCCCGCGGCGCCAGCCGCCTGGACCTGGCCCTGCGCAAACTGCTCGGTCTGGACGCCAAGCTCCGGCAGTACCGTGACGGTGAGCGTTTTGTACGGGCTGTGGTGGAGGAAGTGGGAATGGACGGCTTCAACCGGGTCTGGACCTCCCCGAACACGCTCCCCACCAAGGCGGAGATCGCCAAACCGGCGGACTGGGTCGCGCGGGTGCACCGCAAGGCGGAGTCGTGA
- the dacB gene encoding D-alanyl-D-alanine carboxypeptidase/D-alanyl-D-alanine endopeptidase, protein MPERKTWQLAAIAAVAGLALSAGAVAAAGPWDSGQRKAERAWAASQDGTGGAHHQPGAPDAPPPAPRAPGVLTALGRPVPPPAASGLADALDPLLRDPALGTRRTASVIDTATGAQVYGKGDADGMVPASTIKIATAVAALSALGPGHRIATTVTADRDGEKTVLVGGGDPTLDRDALGALADDTARVLRDRGAAETELAYDTTLYSGPDLHPIGPNENISPVSPLMIEEGRLDGSRSGPAPRSADPAADAARAFALMLRERGVRTKGDPAPGKGPAGAEPVARVFSAPLSALVERTLTHSDNDIAEALARQTALASDEPASFEGAGRAVESSLRKLRLPLDGARFSDGSGLDRDDRMSAALLSGLLARAADPARPALRPVLTGLPVAGFSGTLSSRYAEDAPGTGMVRAKTGTLSGVNTLAGTVVDADGRLLSFAFLASGSTGPEAAQSALDRLASTIANCGCEPSAGRPGRT, encoded by the coding sequence GTGCCGGAGCGCAAAACGTGGCAGCTCGCGGCGATCGCGGCTGTCGCCGGTCTCGCCCTCTCTGCCGGTGCGGTGGCCGCGGCAGGCCCCTGGGACTCCGGTCAGCGTAAGGCCGAGCGGGCGTGGGCCGCCTCCCAGGACGGCACGGGTGGCGCACATCACCAGCCGGGGGCGCCCGACGCCCCGCCGCCCGCCCCCCGGGCGCCCGGCGTGCTCACCGCGCTCGGCAGGCCCGTACCGCCGCCCGCGGCGAGCGGCCTCGCGGACGCCCTCGACCCGCTGCTGCGCGACCCCGCGCTCGGCACGCGGCGTACCGCGTCCGTGATCGACACCGCGACCGGCGCGCAGGTGTACGGGAAGGGCGACGCGGACGGAATGGTTCCGGCGTCCACCATCAAGATCGCGACCGCGGTCGCCGCACTCTCCGCCCTCGGACCCGGCCACCGCATCGCCACCACCGTCACAGCGGACCGCGACGGGGAGAAGACCGTGCTGGTCGGCGGCGGCGACCCGACCCTGGACCGGGACGCGCTGGGCGCCCTGGCCGACGACACGGCCCGCGTCCTGCGCGACCGCGGCGCCGCCGAGACGGAGCTGGCGTACGACACCACGCTGTACTCGGGACCCGACCTTCACCCCATCGGCCCCAACGAGAACATCAGCCCCGTCAGCCCCCTGATGATCGAGGAAGGCCGGCTGGACGGCTCCCGCAGCGGGCCCGCCCCGCGCAGCGCCGACCCCGCCGCCGACGCCGCCCGCGCCTTCGCGCTGATGCTCCGCGAGCGCGGCGTCCGGACGAAGGGCGACCCCGCACCCGGCAAGGGCCCGGCCGGCGCCGAACCGGTGGCCCGGGTCTTCTCCGCGCCCCTGTCCGCCCTCGTCGAGCGCACCCTCACCCACAGCGACAACGACATCGCCGAGGCGCTCGCCCGCCAGACGGCACTCGCCTCGGACGAACCGGCCAGCTTCGAGGGCGCGGGCAGGGCCGTCGAGTCCAGCCTGAGGAAGCTGCGGCTGCCGCTGGACGGCGCCCGCTTCTCGGACGGCAGCGGCCTCGACCGCGACGACCGCATGTCCGCGGCCCTGCTGTCCGGCCTGCTCGCCCGCGCCGCCGACCCGGCCCGCCCCGCGCTGCGGCCCGTCCTCACCGGCCTGCCGGTGGCCGGTTTCAGCGGCACACTGAGCAGCCGGTACGCCGAGGACGCACCCGGTACGGGCATGGTCCGCGCCAAGACCGGCACCCTCAGCGGCGTGAACACCCTGGCCGGAACGGTCGTCGACGCGGACGGCCGGCTGCTCTCCTTCGCCTTCCTCGCCTCCGGCTCCACCGGCCCCGAAGCCGCCCAGTCGGCCCTGGACCGGCTCGCCTCCACGATCGCCAACTGCGGCTGCGAACCGTCCGCGGGGCGGCCGGGCCGGACCTGA
- a CDS encoding inorganic diphosphatase, translating into MEFDVTIEIPKGSRNKYEVDHETGRIRLDRRLFTSTSYPADYGFVENTLGEDGDPLDALVLLDEPTFPGCVIKCRAIGMFRMTDEAGGDDKLLCVPASDPRVEHLRDIHHVSEFDRLEIQHFFEVYKDLEPGKSVEGADWVGRTEAEAEVEASYKRLQAQGGSH; encoded by the coding sequence GTGGAGTTCGACGTCACCATCGAGATTCCGAAGGGTTCGCGGAACAAGTACGAGGTGGACCACGAGACCGGCCGGATCCGCCTGGACCGTCGACTCTTCACTTCCACGAGCTACCCGGCGGACTACGGCTTCGTCGAGAACACCCTCGGCGAGGACGGCGACCCGCTGGACGCGCTCGTACTGCTCGACGAGCCCACGTTCCCCGGCTGTGTCATCAAGTGCCGCGCGATCGGCATGTTCCGGATGACCGACGAGGCCGGCGGCGACGACAAGCTGCTGTGCGTTCCGGCGTCTGACCCGCGCGTCGAGCACCTGCGCGACATCCACCACGTGTCGGAGTTCGACCGCCTCGAGATCCAGCACTTCTTCGAGGTCTACAAGGACCTGGAGCCCGGCAAGTCCGTAGAGGGCGCCGACTGGGTCGGCCGCACCGAGGCCGAGGCCGAGGTCGAGGCTTCGTACAAGCGCCTCCAGGCGCAGGGCGGCAGCCACTGA
- a CDS encoding threonine/serine exporter family protein codes for MAEPKRGGSGAESEGPEDRKPQSDEARSAFTPPAGVEQPEPPEEDSPTSEFALPEGLTTGEHPIPPEVSAFDTPSTYSARNAPPAFTPAHGVPMVRLTKEAPWQDRMRTLLRMPVGDRPVPEPVQRHDEAGPAVPRVLDLTLRIGELLLAGGEGAEDVEAAMFGVSRAYGLDRCEPNVTFTLLSISYQPSLVEDPVTASRTVRRRGTDYTRLAAVYHLIDDITSPDTDVTLEEAYRTLAEIRRNRHPYPGWALTASSGLLAGAASVLVGGGPVVFLAAAIGAMLGDRLAWLCAGRGLPEFYQFVVAAMPPAAIGVALTLAPTTTMWDVRPSAVITGGLFALLPGRALVAGVQDGLTGYYITASARLLEVMYFFIAIVIGVLVVLYLGVQLDAELHAATSLVTVERPVTQILASMLLCFAFAILLQQERNTVLIVTLNGGVAWIVYGAMHDVGEISAVASTAVAAGLVGLFGQLFSRYQYASALPYVTAAIGPLLPGSSTYFGLLGIAQNDLNQGLASLSTAAALSLAIAIGVNLGGEISRLFLKMPGAGRGASRRAAKRTRGF; via the coding sequence GTGGCGGAGCCGAAGCGCGGCGGCAGCGGGGCCGAGAGTGAGGGCCCCGAGGACCGCAAGCCGCAGTCGGACGAGGCGCGCAGCGCCTTCACTCCGCCGGCCGGGGTGGAGCAGCCGGAACCGCCCGAGGAGGACAGCCCCACCTCGGAGTTCGCCCTCCCGGAAGGGCTGACCACGGGCGAGCACCCCATCCCGCCGGAGGTCTCGGCCTTCGACACCCCGAGCACCTACAGCGCCCGCAACGCGCCGCCCGCCTTCACCCCGGCCCACGGGGTGCCCATGGTCCGGCTGACCAAGGAGGCTCCCTGGCAGGACCGGATGCGCACGCTGCTGCGCATGCCGGTGGGCGACCGGCCGGTGCCGGAGCCGGTGCAGCGGCACGACGAGGCGGGGCCCGCCGTGCCGCGCGTGCTGGACCTGACGCTGCGTATCGGCGAGCTGCTGCTCGCGGGCGGCGAGGGTGCCGAGGACGTCGAGGCCGCGATGTTCGGCGTGAGCCGGGCCTACGGGCTCGACCGCTGCGAGCCGAACGTCACCTTCACGCTGCTGTCCATCTCGTACCAGCCCTCACTGGTGGAGGACCCGGTCACGGCGAGCAGGACCGTACGCCGCCGGGGCACCGACTACACGCGGCTGGCGGCCGTCTACCACCTCATCGACGACATCACGTCGCCGGACACCGACGTCACGCTGGAAGAGGCGTACCGCACCCTCGCGGAGATACGGCGCAACCGTCACCCGTACCCGGGCTGGGCGCTGACCGCGTCCAGCGGGCTGCTGGCGGGTGCGGCCTCGGTGCTGGTCGGCGGTGGTCCCGTGGTGTTCCTGGCCGCCGCGATCGGAGCGATGCTCGGCGACCGGCTGGCGTGGCTGTGCGCGGGGCGCGGACTGCCCGAGTTCTACCAGTTCGTGGTGGCGGCGATGCCGCCCGCCGCCATAGGAGTGGCCCTCACGCTGGCGCCCACGACGACGATGTGGGACGTGCGGCCCTCCGCGGTGATCACCGGTGGACTCTTCGCGCTGCTGCCGGGGCGGGCCCTGGTGGCGGGGGTGCAGGACGGTCTGACCGGTTACTACATCACCGCGTCGGCGCGGCTGCTCGAAGTCATGTACTTCTTCATCGCCATCGTCATCGGCGTGCTGGTCGTGCTCTATCTGGGCGTGCAGCTGGACGCCGAGCTGCACGCGGCGACGTCCCTGGTGACCGTGGAGCGGCCGGTGACGCAGATCCTGGCGTCAATGCTGCTGTGCTTCGCCTTCGCGATCCTGCTCCAGCAGGAACGCAACACCGTGCTCATCGTGACGCTGAACGGCGGAGTGGCGTGGATCGTGTACGGCGCGATGCACGACGTCGGCGAGATCTCCGCGGTCGCATCGACGGCTGTCGCGGCCGGGCTCGTGGGCCTCTTCGGGCAGCTGTTCTCGCGCTACCAGTACGCGTCGGCGCTGCCGTACGTCACGGCGGCGATCGGTCCGCTGCTGCCCGGTTCGTCGACGTACTTCGGACTGCTGGGCATCGCGCAGAACGATCTGAACCAGGGGCTCGCGTCCCTGTCGACGGCGGCGGCCCTGTCGCTGGCCATCGCCATCGGGGTGAATCTGGGTGGAGAGATCTCCCGGCTGTTCCTGAAGATGCCGGGGGCCGGCCGTGGGGCGAGCCGCCGCGCGGCCAAGCGGACGCGCGGCTTCTAG
- a CDS encoding DedA family protein has translation MNTLALGPTWLDPDYLLEQFGLIGLLVIVFAESGLLIGFFLPGDSLLFTTGLLVTTGVLDTPLWLVCTLVVIAAILGDQVGYLFGRKVGPALFKRPDSKLFKQENVEKAHDFFEKYGPKSLVLARFVPIVRTFTPIIAGVSRMNYRSFITFNIIGGVLWGAGVTLLGASLGKVEFVHKNIEAILILIVLISVLPIVIEYLRARSKNKKAAAAGGDQADGTPPSSRGRHAKR, from the coding sequence GTGAATACGCTTGCGCTCGGACCTACCTGGCTGGATCCGGACTATCTGCTGGAGCAGTTCGGCCTGATCGGCCTGCTGGTCATCGTCTTCGCCGAGTCCGGCCTGCTCATCGGCTTCTTCCTGCCGGGCGACTCGCTGCTGTTCACCACCGGCCTGCTGGTGACCACGGGCGTTCTGGACACCCCGCTGTGGCTGGTATGCACCCTGGTGGTCATCGCGGCGATCCTCGGTGACCAGGTCGGCTATCTCTTCGGCCGCAAGGTCGGACCGGCCCTGTTCAAGCGCCCGGACTCCAAACTCTTCAAACAGGAGAACGTCGAGAAGGCCCACGACTTCTTCGAGAAGTACGGCCCCAAGTCGCTGGTCCTGGCCCGCTTCGTGCCGATCGTCCGTACGTTCACGCCGATCATCGCCGGCGTGAGCCGGATGAATTACCGCTCGTTCATCACGTTCAACATCATCGGCGGTGTGCTGTGGGGAGCGGGCGTCACGCTGCTCGGCGCCTCGCTCGGCAAGGTCGAATTCGTCCACAAGAACATCGAAGCGATCCTGATCCTGATCGTCCTGATCTCGGTCCTTCCGATCGTCATCGAGTACCTGCGTGCCCGCAGCAAGAACAAGAAGGCCGCGGCCGCCGGAGGCGACCAGGCCGACGGCACGCCCCCCTCCTCGCGCGGCCGCCACGCCAAGCGCTGA
- a CDS encoding YbjQ family protein → MSIEDYGGGQNTRSDVLVVTTNDAPGYRVERVIGEVFGLTVRSRHLGSQIGAGLKSMIGGELKGLTKTLVETRNQAMERLVEQARARGANGVLTMRFDVTDAADVGTEVCAYGTAVVLTKE, encoded by the coding sequence ATGAGCATCGAGGATTACGGCGGCGGGCAGAACACGCGGTCCGACGTACTGGTGGTCACCACCAACGACGCACCCGGCTACCGGGTGGAGCGCGTGATCGGTGAGGTGTTCGGCCTGACGGTGCGCTCACGGCACTTGGGCAGCCAGATCGGCGCGGGACTGAAGTCGATGATCGGCGGCGAGCTCAAAGGGCTCACCAAGACGCTGGTGGAGACCCGCAACCAGGCGATGGAGCGGCTCGTCGAGCAGGCCAGGGCGCGCGGCGCCAACGGTGTGCTGACGATGCGCTTCGACGTGACCGACGCGGCCGACGTGGGCACCGAGGTGTGCGCGTACGGCACGGCGGTCGTCCTCACCAAGGAGTGA